One segment of Anatilimnocola aggregata DNA contains the following:
- a CDS encoding heavy metal translocating P-type ATPase, which yields MPPSTTNPIRLHIGGMHCASCVGRVETALSQVSGVKSAAVNLALHEAEVRPAGDDIPVQSLIAAVERAGYQAEVIRQQQNSPTAPHSQAAEDQEQRAWGLRFLLSLAGLVPLVVIHFLPGGHHSSPLLGVTQIAIACLVQVFVGWPFLVSAAQRVRYAAVNMDTLIALGTTAALVAGTLEWITHRSGMSLMDGVMILTFVTLGRYLEARARRRTSRAIYQLMDLTPRVANIRRGIQVVKLSLDKVQLRDVLVIRPGERVPLDGQVISGHSDLNEAWLTGEALPVEKQAGDNVFAGTLNGSGSLEATVTKLADDTLLAQTIELVRHAQSSKASVQQLADRVVQWFVPAVLLIATATFIAWLVVSGGWQLALLHAVAVLVVACPCALGLATPTAIIVSSGAAAQRGIFIKSAAALEAANRVTTVVFDKTGTLTAGRPVLRSLQPAEHVSEERLLTIAAAIERLSNHPLVKAIVQAADSRQSPEQLQATALQVLPGEGIQADSSAGTIYVGNQRLLDRLQIVPGANQQNQSGEIRLHVVLAGKYLGSLVLQDQLAHGSQAAVAALQQLGKRIVLLTGDTRATAEAMAREAGIREVIADTKPVDKWQVIEQLKHSGEVVAMVGDGINDAPALAAADLGIALGNGADIAIESAEVVITQPDLRRVVTTLSLAQRTLSIIWQNLFWALIYNVILIPVAAGLLSPWGINLSPSMAAAAMAASSVCVVLNSLRLARL from the coding sequence GTGCCACCATCCACAACGAATCCGATCCGCCTGCACATCGGCGGCATGCATTGCGCCAGTTGCGTAGGACGGGTGGAAACCGCGCTCAGCCAAGTGTCAGGTGTGAAATCGGCTGCCGTTAATCTCGCCCTGCACGAAGCGGAAGTTCGGCCCGCGGGCGATGACATTCCCGTGCAGTCGCTGATTGCCGCAGTCGAACGGGCCGGGTATCAGGCCGAGGTAATTCGCCAGCAGCAGAATTCGCCAACAGCGCCCCATTCGCAGGCAGCCGAAGATCAAGAACAACGGGCCTGGGGCCTGCGTTTTCTCCTCAGCCTGGCAGGGCTGGTGCCGCTGGTCGTCATTCACTTTTTGCCCGGCGGTCATCATTCGTCGCCGCTGCTGGGGGTGACCCAGATTGCAATTGCTTGCCTCGTGCAGGTATTCGTCGGCTGGCCCTTTTTGGTGAGTGCCGCCCAGCGTGTGCGGTATGCCGCCGTAAACATGGACACGCTGATTGCCCTGGGCACCACTGCGGCCCTTGTGGCAGGCACACTGGAATGGATCACCCACCGCTCGGGCATGTCTCTCATGGACGGTGTGATGATCCTCACATTTGTCACGCTGGGTCGCTATCTCGAAGCCCGCGCACGGCGGCGAACTTCGCGTGCCATCTATCAACTGATGGATCTGACTCCCCGGGTCGCCAACATCCGCCGCGGTATTCAAGTGGTCAAGTTGTCGCTCGACAAAGTTCAACTTCGCGATGTGCTGGTGATTCGCCCGGGCGAGCGCGTGCCACTCGATGGGCAAGTAATCTCCGGCCACAGCGACCTGAACGAAGCCTGGCTGACCGGTGAAGCCTTGCCGGTCGAGAAGCAGGCCGGCGACAACGTCTTCGCCGGTACGCTTAATGGCAGTGGCAGTCTCGAAGCAACGGTGACCAAGCTGGCCGACGACACGCTCCTCGCGCAGACGATCGAGCTCGTGCGCCATGCGCAAAGTTCGAAGGCCAGTGTGCAACAGCTGGCCGATCGGGTCGTGCAATGGTTTGTCCCGGCGGTCCTGTTGATTGCGACTGCCACTTTCATCGCCTGGCTTGTGGTGAGTGGCGGCTGGCAATTGGCCTTGCTGCATGCGGTGGCAGTTCTGGTCGTGGCTTGCCCTTGTGCGCTGGGGCTCGCAACGCCCACTGCCATCATCGTCAGCTCCGGCGCGGCCGCGCAGCGAGGCATCTTCATCAAGAGCGCTGCGGCGCTCGAAGCGGCCAATCGGGTAACTACGGTGGTCTTCGATAAAACGGGCACGCTCACCGCAGGCCGCCCCGTTCTGCGATCCCTTCAGCCAGCCGAACACGTGAGTGAAGAGAGATTGCTCACCATCGCTGCAGCCATCGAGCGGCTGAGCAATCATCCCTTGGTCAAGGCCATTGTGCAGGCAGCCGACTCGCGACAATCGCCAGAGCAACTTCAAGCCACAGCGTTGCAGGTGCTCCCTGGCGAAGGGATCCAAGCTGATTCTTCGGCAGGGACCATCTACGTTGGCAACCAGCGACTGCTCGATCGGCTGCAGATCGTGCCCGGTGCCAACCAGCAAAATCAATCGGGCGAAATCAGGCTCCATGTCGTGCTCGCGGGAAAGTACCTCGGCAGTCTCGTTCTCCAAGATCAACTTGCCCACGGCAGTCAGGCAGCCGTGGCTGCATTACAGCAGTTGGGCAAACGAATTGTGCTGCTCACCGGCGATACTCGCGCAACCGCCGAAGCGATGGCACGCGAGGCGGGCATTCGTGAAGTGATAGCCGACACGAAGCCGGTTGATAAATGGCAAGTCATCGAGCAACTAAAGCACAGCGGCGAAGTCGTGGCCATGGTCGGCGATGGCATCAACGATGCCCCGGCATTGGCCGCAGCTGACTTGGGGATCGCGCTGGGCAATGGTGCCGACATCGCCATCGAATCGGCTGAGGTCGTGATCACGCAGCCCGACTTGCGGCGCGTCGTCACGACCCTCTCCCTGGCCCAGCGCACGCTGAGCATCATCTGGCAAAACTTGTTTTGGGCTTTGATCTATAACGTGATCCTCATTCCAGTGGCCGCGGGCTTGCTCTCTCCGTGGGGCATCAATCTCTCGCCATCGATGGCCGCAGCTGCAATGGCTGCGAGTAGTGTCTGTGTCGTGCTCAATAGTCTGCGGCTCGCGCGGCTATAA
- a CDS encoding metallophosphoesterase family protein, with protein MTFHILPADQPLASRRRFFAWAGLTAAVIAANRLPGEEIAKSATTRIALLSDTHISADKELLSRGVNMTDHLTQAWQQVNEAAGRLSSAIVHGDVAFLKGEMGDYGQVAQLLVPAGKSAVPLHFLLGNHDDRANFRESLKSAAASPLESHHVSILELKQANWFMLDSLEKVNSTPGKLGTAQLEWLAAALDAKADKPAIISVHHHPQKEGDKVAGIQDTKELFDILVPRKHVKILFYGHTHAWGQKVQDGIHLVNLPPVAYVFAKEKPSGWVEAAVGDKGIELTLHGVGPANEAHGKKLELAWR; from the coding sequence ATGACGTTTCACATCTTGCCTGCCGATCAGCCACTTGCCAGCCGCCGCCGATTTTTCGCCTGGGCTGGCCTGACCGCTGCCGTCATTGCCGCGAATCGTTTGCCTGGTGAAGAGATTGCCAAGTCGGCAACCACGCGCATTGCCCTGCTCTCCGATACGCACATCTCGGCCGATAAGGAATTGCTCTCCCGCGGCGTGAACATGACGGACCATTTGACACAGGCCTGGCAACAAGTGAATGAAGCGGCCGGGCGACTGTCGTCGGCCATCGTCCATGGCGACGTCGCGTTCTTGAAGGGAGAAATGGGAGACTACGGACAGGTAGCCCAGCTGCTTGTGCCAGCCGGCAAGTCGGCGGTGCCACTTCACTTTCTGCTGGGCAATCACGACGACCGCGCGAACTTTCGGGAATCGCTCAAGTCAGCTGCTGCTTCGCCGCTGGAATCGCATCACGTGTCGATCTTGGAACTCAAGCAGGCGAACTGGTTCATGCTCGACTCGCTGGAGAAAGTGAATTCGACGCCAGGCAAGTTGGGCACCGCACAACTGGAGTGGCTGGCAGCTGCACTCGATGCCAAGGCCGATAAGCCCGCGATCATCTCGGTGCATCACCATCCGCAAAAAGAGGGCGATAAGGTGGCCGGCATTCAAGACACGAAGGAGCTGTTCGATATCTTGGTTCCGCGCAAGCACGTGAAGATTCTGTTTTATGGTCACACGCACGCCTGGGGGCAGAAAGTGCAGGACGGCATCCACCTCGTGAACTTGCCGCCGGTGGCGTATGTCTTTGCCAAGGAGAAGCCCAGCGGTTGGGTCGAAGCCGCGGTCGGCGACAAGGGAATTGAGCTGACGCTGCATGGCGTGGGCCCCGCGAACGAGGCCCACGGGAAGAAGCTGGAGTTGGCGTGGCGGTAG
- a CDS encoding ATP-grasp domain-containing protein, with translation MAEKGTLIILGASVRAAAESAARGGYQPWGIDLFGDADLQTLGPTTPIKNYPAEFLRALAKGPQAPWIYTGSLENYPRLIARLAKLRPLLGNGSEQLALVRDPCWLAATLTEISGMSYPETCLSPESITDNGWLMKPLRSGSGMGIRKAAEFGSRERGGAGRVIEESGFGKSGNSFGGKLGTSETQVITGEGFEEDESNELNGNFRNRETGEQPQTGEIGNWKSGNLNGGEQGRAEAQVAAGAALGEHATHELNGNFRNRTSGYKDMVWQRFVAGKPLSAAFLASRKSVKLLGVAEQWCGPNWGAPQEFQYAGSLAPAPLTAAEEAALMETATRLVEDAGLIGLFGIDFIRRTGESPGLTLIEVNPRYTASMELYESLRGQSLIAAHCRVVAGEEIESFTEPLSRACRGKLIVYATAAGSAGQRLAELWTSLAEEQVTAADLPCLDSTIEPFAPICTLLTGGIDAGQIGERLLAAAQRVRHALAPLPETARR, from the coding sequence ATGGCAGAGAAAGGAACGCTGATCATTCTGGGAGCCAGCGTGCGCGCGGCGGCGGAATCTGCTGCGCGCGGCGGGTATCAGCCCTGGGGAATCGACCTGTTCGGCGATGCCGACCTGCAAACGCTGGGGCCGACGACCCCGATCAAGAATTATCCGGCAGAATTTTTGCGAGCCCTGGCAAAGGGTCCGCAGGCGCCTTGGATCTATACCGGCAGTTTAGAGAACTACCCCCGGCTGATCGCCCGGCTGGCGAAGCTTCGTCCACTTCTGGGGAACGGTTCCGAACAGCTGGCATTGGTGCGCGATCCCTGTTGGTTAGCGGCCACGCTCACGGAAATTTCCGGAATGAGCTATCCGGAAACTTGCCTGTCACCGGAATCAATCACAGATAACGGTTGGTTGATGAAACCGCTGCGATCGGGCAGCGGGATGGGTATTCGAAAGGCGGCGGAATTTGGGAGTCGGGAGCGAGGAGGCGCGGGGCGAGTGATTGAGGAAAGTGGATTTGGGAAATCTGGAAATTCATTTGGTGGAAAACTGGGCACCTCCGAAACTCAAGTCATTACCGGTGAAGGGTTTGAAGAGGACGAATCGAATGAACTTAATGGAAATTTCCGGAATCGAGAAACGGGCGAACAGCCGCAGACTGGAGAAATTGGAAATTGGAAATCTGGAAACCTGAATGGTGGAGAACAGGGCCGTGCAGAAGCTCAAGTCGCTGCAGGAGCAGCACTTGGAGAACACGCAACCCATGAACTTAACGGAAATTTCCGAAACCGAACCAGCGGTTATAAGGACATGGTTTGGCAGCGGTTCGTGGCCGGGAAGCCGCTGAGTGCTGCGTTTCTGGCAAGCCGGAAATCGGTCAAGTTGCTGGGGGTGGCTGAACAGTGGTGCGGTCCCAATTGGGGTGCGCCGCAGGAATTTCAGTACGCCGGTTCGCTCGCCCCGGCACCACTCACGGCTGCCGAAGAGGCCGCGTTAATGGAAACTGCCACTCGATTAGTGGAAGATGCCGGGCTGATTGGGCTGTTCGGCATCGACTTCATTCGACGGACGGGTGAGAGTCCCGGGTTGACGCTGATTGAAGTCAACCCGCGCTATACGGCGAGTATGGAGCTTTACGAATCTTTGCGCGGGCAAAGCTTGATCGCGGCCCACTGCCGGGTGGTTGCTGGAGAGGAAATCGAATCATTCACGGAACCTTTATCCCGTGCTTGTCGCGGCAAGTTAATTGTCTACGCAACAGCAGCAGGTAGCGCCGGTCAGCGGCTAGCGGAACTTTGGACTTCACTTGCTGAGGAACAGGTGACCGCGGCCGATCTACCTTGCCTGGATTCGACCATCGAACCATTCGCTCCTATTTGCACGTTACTCACCGGCGGCATTGACGCGGGACAGATAGGCGAGCGATTGCTCGCGGCCGCCCAGCGTGTCCGACACGCGCTCGCCCCACTTCCCGAAACTGCTCGCCGGTGA
- a CDS encoding ribonuclease D: MQYEYITSHQHLRDFCEVIASAEIIAFDTEFVSEDTYLPELCLLQIAADGHLAIVDPLEFSDLTPFWELLSKPGKESLVHAGREEFRFCLRALGHRPTDWFDVQLAAGLVGLEYPASYGTLVQKLLGKSLSKDETRTDWRRRPLSQRQIEYGLQDVVDLQAIRTVLVNRLNELGRLEWVKSELKDWQDDVERAELGERWRRVGGLAGMSPRALAIVRELWMWRDGEGQRRNIPTRRILRDDLLLELAKRQTSDPKRMRAVRGMERGEILRHLPKIGSCVEKALAMKDDELPQTERRSSRPQLNLLGQFLSTALGSICRSAQVAPNLAGTAQDVRDLVAYRLDLGGFAADEKPLLATGWRAEVVGQVIDQLLSGELAIRIADPLDHEPLVFEPCTRGE; this comes from the coding sequence GTGCAGTACGAATACATCACTTCGCATCAACACCTGCGCGATTTCTGCGAGGTGATTGCTTCGGCAGAAATCATCGCCTTCGACACGGAGTTCGTCTCCGAAGATACGTATTTGCCGGAGCTTTGCCTCCTGCAGATTGCCGCCGATGGCCATCTGGCCATCGTCGACCCGCTGGAATTCAGCGATCTCACTCCCTTTTGGGAGCTCCTCTCGAAGCCGGGCAAAGAGTCGCTCGTCCATGCCGGCCGCGAAGAATTTCGCTTTTGCCTGCGTGCACTCGGCCATCGCCCCACGGACTGGTTCGATGTGCAACTGGCTGCCGGCCTGGTCGGGCTCGAATATCCCGCCTCGTACGGCACCTTGGTGCAAAAACTGCTAGGTAAGTCCCTCTCGAAAGACGAAACGCGGACCGATTGGCGGCGCCGCCCACTTTCGCAGCGGCAGATTGAATATGGTCTGCAAGACGTTGTCGACCTGCAGGCCATTCGCACGGTCCTGGTCAACCGGCTGAACGAACTCGGTCGGCTGGAATGGGTGAAGTCGGAACTTAAGGACTGGCAGGACGACGTCGAGCGGGCCGAACTGGGCGAACGCTGGCGGCGCGTCGGCGGCCTGGCTGGCATGTCCCCGCGAGCCCTGGCGATTGTCCGTGAACTGTGGATGTGGCGCGACGGCGAAGGTCAGCGGCGAAACATTCCCACGCGACGCATCCTGCGCGATGACCTGCTGTTGGAACTAGCCAAGCGACAAACTTCGGATCCCAAGCGAATGCGCGCGGTCCGCGGCATGGAGCGGGGCGAGATTCTCCGCCACTTGCCAAAAATCGGCAGCTGCGTCGAAAAAGCGTTAGCCATGAAAGACGACGAACTTCCGCAGACCGAACGCCGCAGCAGCCGTCCGCAATTGAACCTGCTTGGTCAATTTCTTAGCACCGCTCTCGGCAGCATTTGTCGCTCGGCCCAAGTGGCGCCGAACCTCGCCGGCACGGCTCAGGACGTGCGCGACCTGGTGGCCTATCGCCTCGACCTCGGCGGCTTTGCTGCCGACGAGAAGCCTCTTCTCGCTACGGGTTGGCGGGCCGAAGTTGTCGGCCAGGTCATCGATCAACTCCTCTCCGGCGAACTAGCAATCCGCATCGCCGACCCGCTCGACCACGAGCCTCTCGTCTTCGAACCGTGCACGCGCGGCGAATAG
- a CDS encoding arginyltransferase — MQPQEIIIFDSLSPCPYLEGQTARLPHRQPLKRLTLNQFDERLEIGDRRSGTMLYRPGCPHCQACEPIRLNLQTFQPNATQRRTFRLGEERLETRVGRPIVDDQRVELFNLHRDLRGLDRGDDPIDAAGYEQFLTDSCCRTIELSYWLADRLVGIAITDVGSQALSAVYCTYDPRLSDLSIGTYSVLKQVELCREQGRRYLYLGYYVAGSPHMLYKAKFHPHERRINGQWQLFP; from the coding sequence ATGCAACCTCAAGAAATCATCATTTTCGATTCCCTTTCTCCCTGCCCTTATCTCGAAGGGCAGACGGCGCGGTTGCCGCATCGTCAACCGTTAAAGCGGCTGACCCTCAACCAATTCGATGAGCGGTTAGAGATCGGCGATCGGCGCAGTGGAACGATGCTCTATCGCCCGGGCTGCCCGCATTGCCAGGCCTGTGAGCCGATTCGCCTGAACCTGCAAACGTTCCAGCCCAACGCCACGCAGCGGCGAACCTTTCGACTGGGAGAAGAACGACTCGAAACTCGCGTCGGCAGGCCAATCGTCGACGACCAGCGCGTGGAGTTGTTCAATTTGCATCGCGACTTGCGAGGACTCGACCGGGGGGATGACCCCATCGATGCTGCCGGCTACGAGCAGTTTCTAACCGACTCCTGCTGCCGCACCATTGAACTGAGCTATTGGCTGGCCGATCGGCTCGTTGGTATTGCAATTACCGATGTCGGCAGCCAGGCGCTCTCGGCGGTCTATTGCACGTACGATCCACGCCTGTCGGACCTCAGCATTGGCACTTACTCGGTGCTGAAGCAGGTGGAACTTTGCCGCGAGCAAGGTCGGCGGTACCTGTACCTTGGCTATTACGTCGCCGGGTCGCCGCACATGCTCTACAAGGCCAAGTTTCATCCGCACGAGCGGCGGATAAATGGCCAGTGGCAGTTATTTCCGTGA
- a CDS encoding SurA N-terminal domain-containing protein, with amino-acid sequence MLHHIRQNSKILLAVFGVILIIAWLVLPAIQGMYDSAGGGSQRDPVVVTWKGGKLTAGELRHLRAVHNTTLQFILSIIQETRTRGGTPRAPGYMMLMPEQQWVGISPYMNEESLVNTQILAQRARAMGVVASDETVKQFLIKMSDFMLNERDLAELVAKAIPDAAIMVTQGSVFEHLKDEILSQQMQIMAQAGVNTLTPGDLTNVRLRFGDHGLLPPGEMWNLYERFNRKVAIQAYPLEVTKFLEQVKTQPTEEELKKLFEEGRMLPPNPEFPEPGFRQPHRVAFEYVKVETAPFLEAAKKEITDEQIAAEYEKGKAAGRFKVEEKPAETPMDKKPEETPADPNAPKDPADPAKPDDKKPEEKKPEEAKPDDKKPAEAKPEEKKPEEKPVDDTKKAAEPKKNEGSAILRDVQLVNFQNDEPKAKTETKQAEETKKDEPAKPAETKPADPKPETKPEEAKPAETKPTDPAATTPATPEPAKEVKFKPLDEVKEEIRTQLAQPIAAERRQAVIGKIVAAVNTYARQFNRWKAHQDRIKLDKQAAKVDVPKPAPLDLAAILGDAKAKVEIVPLSDVYEIRKFELGRDANRFDTQTFQQYPFAAVAYQENASTYLPETLPFSFDNKQFVGLSPTIWVYWRTDEQPAKELTFKEAREQVLAAWKRKEAIKLAEAEGKKLAEQAAAKMDLKAVVDPKLVVEPPPFTWMTTGALGEQFNQAAPTISAVQGIPFAGQDFMQSVFDLKVGEAGTALNQPHDTVWVVRLVSEETDLARDRARFIETASTPTMLDSAFGVESQLQRELYQELFKEFNVQWVPAYLTGEQEETN; translated from the coding sequence ATGCTTCACCACATACGGCAAAATTCGAAAATTCTTCTGGCCGTTTTCGGCGTCATTCTGATTATCGCTTGGTTGGTTCTTCCTGCGATTCAGGGCATGTACGACTCGGCCGGGGGTGGTTCGCAGCGCGACCCGGTTGTGGTTACGTGGAAGGGTGGCAAGTTAACCGCCGGCGAATTGCGCCACTTGCGCGCGGTTCACAACACCACACTGCAATTCATCCTCTCGATCATTCAAGAGACCCGTACCCGTGGTGGCACACCGCGAGCCCCGGGCTACATGATGCTCATGCCCGAACAGCAATGGGTGGGCATTTCGCCCTACATGAACGAAGAAAGTCTCGTCAATACTCAGATTCTGGCCCAGCGCGCCCGGGCGATGGGTGTGGTTGCCAGCGACGAAACGGTGAAGCAGTTCCTGATCAAAATGAGCGACTTCATGCTCAACGAACGGGATCTGGCCGAACTCGTCGCCAAGGCAATTCCCGATGCGGCCATCATGGTGACGCAGGGTTCCGTCTTTGAGCACTTGAAGGACGAAATCCTCTCGCAGCAGATGCAGATCATGGCCCAAGCCGGCGTGAACACGCTGACACCGGGCGACTTGACCAATGTTCGCCTGCGCTTTGGCGATCACGGACTGCTGCCGCCGGGCGAAATGTGGAACTTGTACGAACGGTTCAATCGCAAGGTGGCGATTCAAGCGTATCCACTGGAAGTGACGAAATTCCTCGAACAGGTGAAAACACAGCCCACCGAAGAAGAGTTGAAGAAGCTGTTCGAAGAGGGACGCATGCTGCCGCCGAATCCGGAATTTCCGGAGCCCGGCTTCCGGCAGCCTCATCGCGTGGCCTTTGAATATGTAAAGGTCGAGACCGCTCCGTTCCTGGAAGCAGCGAAGAAGGAAATTACCGACGAGCAGATCGCCGCTGAGTACGAAAAAGGGAAGGCCGCCGGTCGCTTCAAGGTTGAGGAAAAGCCTGCCGAAACCCCAATGGACAAGAAGCCCGAAGAAACTCCCGCCGATCCCAACGCGCCGAAGGATCCCGCCGACCCGGCCAAGCCCGACGACAAAAAACCCGAAGAAAAGAAGCCTGAAGAAGCCAAGCCTGACGACAAAAAGCCGGCCGAAGCTAAGCCAGAGGAGAAGAAGCCAGAAGAAAAGCCAGTTGACGACACCAAGAAGGCCGCTGAGCCCAAAAAGAACGAAGGTTCAGCGATCTTGCGCGATGTCCAGCTAGTGAATTTCCAAAACGACGAGCCAAAGGCAAAAACCGAAACCAAGCAGGCTGAAGAAACCAAGAAAGACGAACCAGCCAAGCCAGCCGAAACCAAACCGGCTGATCCGAAGCCTGAAACAAAACCCGAGGAAGCAAAGCCTGCGGAAACAAAACCCACTGATCCTGCCGCCACCACTCCTGCTACTCCGGAACCGGCCAAGGAAGTCAAATTCAAACCGCTCGACGAAGTGAAGGAAGAGATTCGGACGCAACTGGCTCAGCCCATTGCTGCCGAACGTCGCCAGGCGGTCATTGGCAAGATCGTAGCGGCGGTCAATACTTACGCTCGTCAGTTCAATCGCTGGAAGGCGCATCAGGATCGGATCAAGCTCGACAAACAGGCCGCGAAGGTCGATGTCCCCAAGCCCGCGCCGCTCGACCTCGCAGCAATTCTGGGCGATGCCAAAGCCAAGGTCGAGATTGTGCCGCTGTCCGATGTTTATGAGATTCGCAAATTCGAACTGGGCCGCGATGCCAACCGCTTCGATACCCAAACCTTCCAGCAGTATCCGTTTGCCGCCGTGGCCTATCAGGAAAACGCCAGCACCTACCTGCCGGAAACGCTCCCCTTCTCGTTCGACAATAAGCAGTTCGTCGGTCTCTCGCCTACCATTTGGGTTTATTGGCGGACCGATGAACAACCGGCGAAGGAGCTGACCTTCAAGGAGGCCCGCGAGCAAGTCCTCGCTGCCTGGAAGCGTAAAGAAGCAATCAAGCTCGCTGAAGCCGAAGGAAAGAAACTGGCCGAGCAAGCCGCTGCCAAGATGGATTTGAAGGCCGTCGTCGACCCCAAGCTGGTCGTCGAGCCGCCCCCCTTCACCTGGATGACGACCGGTGCCCTTGGTGAACAATTCAACCAAGCTGCTCCCACCATCAGTGCCGTTCAAGGCATTCCGTTTGCCGGGCAAGATTTCATGCAATCGGTCTTCGACTTGAAGGTGGGCGAAGCCGGCACCGCGCTCAATCAACCACACGACACGGTGTGGGTCGTGCGTCTGGTCAGCGAAGAAACCGACCTGGCTCGTGATCGTGCTCGGTTCATCGAGACCGCCAGCACCCCCACAATGCTCGACTCGGCCTTCGGCGTCGAGAGCCAATTGCAGCGCGAGCTCTATCAAGAGCTGTTCAAAGAGTTCAACGTTCAATGGGTGCCGGCCTATCTGACCGGCGAACAAGAAGAAACGAATTAG